The Lysobacter enzymogenes genome window below encodes:
- the rplP gene encoding 50S ribosomal protein L16, whose protein sequence is MLQPKRTKYRKVHKGRNEGLSWSGNAVSFGEYGLKATAHGQLTARQIEAARRSISRYVKRGGKMWIRVFPDKPITKKPIEVRMGSGKGNVEYWVAQIQPGRMIYEIEGVAEDVAREAFRLAAAKLSVTTTFVTRTVR, encoded by the coding sequence ATGCTGCAACCCAAGCGAACCAAGTACCGCAAGGTACACAAGGGCCGTAACGAGGGCCTGAGCTGGAGCGGCAACGCTGTCAGCTTCGGCGAGTACGGCCTCAAGGCGACCGCCCACGGCCAGCTCACCGCTCGCCAGATCGAAGCGGCCCGCCGCTCGATCAGCCGCTACGTCAAGCGCGGCGGCAAGATGTGGATCCGCGTGTTCCCGGACAAGCCGATCACCAAGAAGCCGATCGAAGTCCGAATGGGCTCCGGTAAGGGCAACGTCGAGTACTGGGTCGCGCAGATCCAGCCCGGTCGCATGATTTACGAGATCGAAGGTGTGGCCGAAGACGTGGCGCGCGAAGCGTTCCGCCTGGCCGCCGCCAAGCTCTCGGTGACCACCACTTTCGTTACCCGGACGGTGCGCTAA
- the rpsN gene encoding 30S ribosomal protein S14 → MAKTSMVNRDLKRAKLAKKFAAKRDSLKKIIASDASSYEDKMDAVVKLQKLPRDSSPSRQRNRCALTGRSRGVYQKFGLGRNKLREATMRGDVPGLRKASW, encoded by the coding sequence ATGGCTAAGACCTCCATGGTCAACCGCGACCTCAAGCGGGCCAAGCTGGCGAAGAAGTTCGCGGCCAAGCGCGACTCGCTGAAGAAGATCATCGCCAGCGACGCGTCTTCGTACGAAGACAAGATGGACGCGGTGGTCAAGCTGCAGAAGCTGCCGCGCGACTCCTCGCCGAGCCGTCAGCGCAACCGTTGCGCCCTGACCGGCCGTTCGCGCGGCGTCTACCAGAAGTTCGGCCTCGGCCGCAACAAGCTGCGCGAAGCCACCATGCGCGGCGATGTGCCGGGCCTGCGCAAGGCCAGCTGGTAA
- the rplW gene encoding 50S ribosomal protein L23 gives MNDAKLYSIIRAPRVSEKTARLQEVSNQYVFEVSNEATKADIKVAVEKLFDVKVEAVNVVNVKGKNKAFRNRMGRRGDWRKAYVKLADGQSIDVMAKA, from the coding sequence ATGAACGACGCCAAGCTCTACAGCATCATCCGCGCGCCGCGCGTGTCCGAAAAGACCGCCCGTCTGCAGGAAGTTTCCAACCAATACGTCTTCGAAGTCTCGAACGAAGCCACCAAGGCCGACATCAAGGTCGCCGTGGAAAAGCTGTTCGACGTCAAGGTCGAGGCCGTCAATGTGGTCAACGTGAAGGGCAAGAACAAGGCCTTCCGTAACCGCATGGGCCGCCGCGGCGACTGGCGCAAGGCGTACGTGAAGCTGGCCGACGGCCAGTCGATCGACGTGATGGCCAAGGCCTGA
- the rplN gene encoding 50S ribosomal protein L14: MIQMQSYLGVADNSGAKEVMCIKVLGGSKRRYAHIGDIIKVTVKDAIPRGKVKKGDVYDAVVVRTRKGVRRPDGSLIRFDGNAAVLLNNKHEPIGTRIFGPVTRELRSEKFMKIVSLAPEVL, encoded by the coding sequence ATGATCCAGATGCAAAGCTACCTCGGCGTGGCCGACAACTCCGGTGCTAAAGAAGTGATGTGCATCAAGGTGCTCGGCGGCTCCAAGCGCCGTTACGCGCACATTGGCGACATCATCAAGGTCACCGTGAAGGATGCGATTCCGCGCGGCAAGGTCAAGAAGGGCGACGTCTACGACGCCGTCGTGGTCCGCACCCGCAAGGGCGTGCGCCGTCCGGACGGTTCGCTGATCCGCTTCGATGGCAACGCTGCGGTGTTGCTCAACAACAAGCATGAGCCGATCGGCACCCGTATCTTCGGACCCGTGACTCGCGAGCTGCGCTCGGAGAAGTTCATGAAGATCGTCTCGCTCGCGCCTGAAGTGCTCTGA
- the tuf gene encoding elongation factor Tu, which produces MAKGKFERTKPHVNVGTIGHVDHGKTTLTAALTKVGAERFGGEFKAYDAIDAAPEEKARGITISTAHVEYESPNRHYAHVDCPGHADYVKNMITGAAQMDGAILVCSAADGPMPQTREHILLSRQVGVPYIVVFLNKADMVDDAELLELVEMEVRELLSKYEFPGDDTPIIHGSARLALEGDQSDIGVPAIIKLVEALDSFIPEPERAIDKPFLMPVEDVFSISGRGTVVTGRIERGIIKVGDEIEIVGIRPTQKTTVTGVEMFRKLLDQGQAGDNAGLLLRGTKRDDVERGQVLAKPGSITPHTEFEGEVYVLSKDEGGRHTPFFKGYRPQFYFRTTDITGACQLPEGVEMVMPGDNVKMVVTLINPVAMDEGLRFAIREGGRTVGAGVVSKIVK; this is translated from the coding sequence ATGGCTAAGGGTAAATTCGAGCGCACCAAGCCGCACGTGAACGTCGGCACGATCGGTCACGTCGACCACGGCAAGACCACGCTGACGGCCGCTCTGACCAAGGTCGGCGCCGAGCGTTTCGGTGGCGAATTCAAGGCGTACGACGCGATCGACGCGGCGCCGGAAGAGAAGGCTCGCGGCATCACGATCTCGACCGCGCACGTCGAGTACGAAAGCCCGAACCGTCACTACGCCCACGTGGACTGCCCGGGCCACGCCGACTACGTGAAGAACATGATCACGGGTGCGGCGCAGATGGACGGCGCGATCCTGGTGTGCTCGGCCGCTGACGGCCCGATGCCGCAGACCCGCGAGCACATCCTGCTGTCGCGTCAGGTCGGCGTGCCGTACATCGTCGTTTTCCTGAACAAGGCCGACATGGTCGACGACGCCGAGCTGCTCGAGCTGGTCGAGATGGAAGTGCGCGAGCTGCTGAGCAAGTACGAGTTCCCGGGCGACGACACCCCGATCATCCACGGTTCGGCCCGTCTGGCGCTGGAAGGCGACCAGAGCGACATCGGCGTGCCGGCGATCATCAAGCTGGTCGAGGCGCTGGACAGCTTCATTCCGGAGCCGGAGCGCGCGATCGACAAGCCGTTCCTGATGCCGGTGGAAGACGTGTTCTCGATCTCGGGCCGCGGCACCGTGGTGACCGGCCGTATCGAGCGCGGCATCATCAAGGTGGGCGACGAAATCGAAATCGTCGGCATCCGTCCGACCCAGAAGACCACGGTCACCGGCGTTGAAATGTTCCGCAAGCTGCTGGACCAGGGCCAGGCGGGCGACAACGCGGGCCTGCTGCTGCGCGGCACCAAGCGCGACGACGTGGAGCGCGGCCAGGTGCTGGCCAAGCCGGGTTCGATCACCCCGCACACCGAGTTCGAAGGCGAAGTGTACGTGCTGTCGAAGGACGAGGGCGGCCGTCACACCCCGTTCTTCAAGGGCTACCGTCCGCAGTTCTACTTCCGCACCACCGACATCACCGGCGCGTGCCAGCTGCCGGAGGGCGTCGAGATGGTGATGCCGGGCGACAACGTGAAGATGGTGGTCACGCTGATCAACCCGGTGGCGATGGACGAAGGCCTGCGCTTCGCGATCCGCGAAGGCGGCCGCACCGTCGGCGCCGGCGTGGTGTCGAAGATCGTCAAGTGA
- the rpsJ gene encoding 30S ribosomal protein S10 has product MADQKIRIRLKAYDHRLIDRSASEIVETAKRTGAQVRGPIPLPTKIERYTVLVSPHVDKDARDQYETRTHKRVLDIVDPNDKTVDALMKLELAAGVDVQIKLT; this is encoded by the coding sequence ATGGCGGACCAAAAGATCCGGATCCGGCTCAAAGCGTACGATCATCGTCTGATCGACCGCTCGGCCAGCGAGATCGTCGAAACGGCCAAGCGGACCGGCGCGCAAGTGCGCGGCCCGATCCCGCTGCCGACCAAGATCGAGCGCTACACCGTTCTCGTCTCCCCGCACGTCGACAAGGACGCGCGCGACCAGTACGAGACCCGCACGCACAAGCGCGTGCTCGACATCGTCGACCCCAACGACAAGACCGTGGACGCGCTGATGAAGCTCGAACTCGCGGCTGGCGTTGATGTCCAGATCAAGCTGACCTGA
- the rpsS gene encoding 30S ribosomal protein S19, with translation MARSLKKGPFVDHHLAKKVETAGNNKKPIKTWSRRSMILPEMIGFTIAVHNGKNHIPVLVNENMVGHKLGEFALTRTFKGHGGDKKSGK, from the coding sequence ATGGCACGTTCACTCAAAAAGGGTCCGTTCGTCGACCACCATCTCGCGAAGAAGGTGGAGACCGCGGGCAACAACAAGAAGCCGATCAAGACTTGGTCGCGCCGTTCCATGATCCTCCCCGAGATGATCGGTTTCACCATTGCCGTGCACAACGGCAAGAACCACATCCCGGTGCTGGTCAACGAGAACATGGTCGGCCACAAGCTTGGCGAATTCGCTCTGACCCGGACGTTCAAGGGTCATGGCGGCGACAAGAAGTCGGGCAAGTAA
- the rplB gene encoding 50S ribosomal protein L2 — translation MALMTFKPTSAGRRNAVRVVTPGLHKGAPHAALIEKQSKTGGRNHHGRITTRHIGGGHKQHYRIIDFKRDKEGIPARVERIEYDPNRTAHIALLCYVDGERRYIIAPKGLKDGDQVIAGRDAPIKVGNTLPLSNVPVGSTVCCVEMKPGKGAQLARAAGASAYLVAREQGYATLRLRSGEMRKVPVECRATIGEVGNDEHSLEKLGKAGAKRWRGIKPTVRGAAMNPVDHPHGGGEAKAGQGNPHPVTPWGVPTKGYKTRKNKRTTQFIVRDRRG, via the coding sequence ATGGCATTGATGACTTTCAAGCCCACTTCCGCCGGCCGCCGCAATGCGGTCCGCGTCGTGACCCCGGGCCTGCACAAGGGCGCGCCGCACGCGGCCCTGATCGAAAAGCAGAGCAAGACCGGCGGTCGTAACCACCATGGCCGCATCACCACCCGCCACATCGGCGGCGGTCACAAGCAGCACTACCGCATCATCGACTTCAAGCGCGACAAGGAAGGCATTCCGGCGCGCGTGGAGCGGATCGAATACGATCCCAACCGCACCGCGCACATCGCGCTGCTGTGCTACGTCGATGGCGAGCGCCGTTACATCATCGCCCCGAAGGGCCTGAAGGACGGCGATCAGGTCATCGCCGGCCGCGACGCGCCCATCAAGGTGGGCAACACGCTGCCGCTGAGCAACGTGCCGGTCGGTTCGACCGTGTGCTGCGTCGAGATGAAGCCGGGCAAGGGCGCCCAGCTGGCCCGTGCGGCCGGCGCCAGCGCCTACCTGGTCGCTCGCGAGCAGGGCTACGCCACGCTGCGTCTTCGCTCCGGCGAAATGCGCAAGGTGCCGGTCGAGTGCCGCGCCACCATTGGCGAAGTCGGCAACGACGAGCACAGCCTCGAGAAGCTCGGCAAGGCCGGCGCCAAGCGTTGGCGCGGCATCAAGCCGACCGTCCGCGGCGCCGCCATGAACCCCGTCGATCACCCGCACGGTGGCGGCGAGGCGAAGGCTGGCCAGGGCAACCCGCATCCGGTCACCCCGTGGGGTGTTCCGACCAAGGGTTACAAGACGCGCAAGAACAAGCGCACCACGCAATTCATCGTGCGCGATCGCAGGGGTTAA
- the rpsQ gene encoding 30S ribosomal protein S17 produces the protein MTDNNTEKAVRTVEGRVVSNKMDKTVTVLVERQVKHALYGKYIRRSTKLHAHDADNACKEGDIVRVKEIAPLSKTKNWSVVEIVSRVAE, from the coding sequence ATGACCGACAACAACACAGAGAAGGCTGTCCGCACGGTTGAAGGCCGGGTCGTCAGCAACAAGATGGACAAGACCGTCACCGTGCTCGTCGAGCGCCAGGTCAAGCACGCGCTGTACGGCAAGTACATCCGTCGCTCGACCAAGCTCCACGCCCACGACGCCGACAACGCCTGCAAGGAAGGCGACATCGTGCGCGTGAAGGAGATCGCTCCCCTGTCCAAGACCAAGAACTGGAGCGTGGTTGAGATCGTCAGCCGCGTGGCCGAATAA
- the rpsH gene encoding 30S ribosomal protein S8, which produces MSMTDPIADMLVRIKNAAAVRKQTVKMPSSKVKVAIAAVLKEEGYILDSRVTEVAPGKSELEISLKYYEGKPVIERLQRYSRSGLRQYRGKADLPKVLGGLGVAIISTSKGIMTDAQARQQGVGGEVLCFVA; this is translated from the coding sequence ATGAGCATGACTGATCCCATCGCCGACATGCTGGTCCGCATCAAGAATGCGGCCGCTGTGCGCAAGCAGACGGTGAAGATGCCGTCTTCCAAGGTGAAGGTGGCCATCGCCGCCGTGCTGAAGGAAGAGGGTTACATCCTGGACTCCCGCGTGACCGAGGTCGCCCCGGGCAAGTCCGAACTCGAAATCTCGCTGAAGTACTACGAAGGCAAGCCGGTGATCGAGCGCCTCCAGCGCTACTCCCGCTCGGGCCTGCGCCAGTACCGCGGCAAGGCCGATCTGCCCAAGGTCCTCGGCGGCCTGGGCGTCGCCATCATCTCCACCTCCAAGGGCATCATGACCGATGCGCAGGCGCGCCAGCAGGGCGTCGGCGGTGAAGTCCTGTGCTTCGTGGCCTAA
- the rpsC gene encoding 30S ribosomal protein S3, which produces MGHKVHPTGIRLGIAKDWNSKWFANKKQYAEYLAADLKVRDMLRKKLAQAGISKIFIERPANNARVTIHTARPGVVIGKRGEDIEKLRKEVSNLMGVPAHINVTEVRKPELDAQLVAESIAQQLERRIMFRRAMKRAVGNAMRLGALGIKVNVAGRLNGAEIARSEWYREGRVPLHTLRADIDYGFAEAKTTYGIIGIKTWIYKGEVFDFAQVGQEKQDDSPRNERGDRGDRGDRGDRGDRNDRSGRPAREQR; this is translated from the coding sequence ATGGGTCATAAAGTTCATCCGACCGGAATCCGCCTGGGCATCGCCAAGGATTGGAATTCCAAGTGGTTCGCCAACAAGAAGCAGTACGCCGAGTACCTGGCGGCTGACCTGAAGGTTCGCGACATGCTGCGCAAGAAGCTGGCTCAGGCCGGCATCTCGAAGATCTTCATCGAGCGTCCGGCGAACAACGCCCGCGTGACGATCCACACCGCCCGTCCGGGCGTGGTGATCGGCAAGCGCGGCGAGGACATCGAGAAGCTGCGCAAGGAAGTCAGCAACCTGATGGGCGTTCCGGCGCACATCAACGTGACCGAGGTCCGCAAGCCGGAACTCGACGCGCAGCTGGTCGCCGAATCGATCGCGCAGCAGCTCGAGCGCCGCATCATGTTCCGCCGCGCGATGAAGCGCGCGGTCGGCAACGCGATGCGCCTCGGCGCGCTGGGCATCAAGGTCAACGTCGCCGGCCGTCTGAACGGCGCCGAGATCGCGCGTTCGGAGTGGTACCGCGAAGGCCGCGTGCCGCTGCACACCCTGCGCGCCGACATCGACTACGGCTTCGCCGAAGCCAAGACGACCTACGGCATCATCGGCATCAAGACCTGGATCTACAAGGGCGAAGTGTTCGATTTCGCTCAGGTCGGCCAGGAGAAGCAGGACGATTCGCCGCGCAACGAGCGTGGTGACCGTGGCGACCGCGGCGATCGCGGCGACCGCGGCGATCGCAACGACCGCTCGGGCCGTCCTGCCCGCGAACAGAGGTAA
- the rplE gene encoding 50S ribosomal protein L5, which produces MTTRLEEFYKKEVVPALTEKFGYKNPMEVPRLVKITLNMGVGEAATNKKILENAVADMTKIAGQKPIVTKSRVSVASFKIRDGWPIGAKVTLRRAKMFEFLDRLINISLPRVRDFRGVSGRSFDGRGNYNMGVKEQIIFPEIDFDQVDALRGMDIAITTTAKTDAEAKALLEAFRFPFRN; this is translated from the coding sequence ATGACCACCCGGCTCGAAGAGTTTTACAAGAAAGAAGTGGTTCCCGCGCTGACCGAAAAGTTCGGCTACAAGAACCCGATGGAAGTGCCGCGCCTCGTCAAGATCACGCTGAACATGGGCGTGGGCGAAGCCGCCACCAACAAGAAGATCCTGGAAAATGCCGTTGCGGACATGACCAAGATCGCCGGCCAGAAGCCGATCGTGACCAAGTCCCGCGTGTCGGTGGCTTCGTTCAAGATCCGCGACGGCTGGCCGATCGGCGCCAAGGTCACCCTGCGCCGCGCCAAGATGTTCGAGTTCCTGGACCGCCTGATCAACATCTCGCTGCCGCGCGTCCGCGACTTCCGCGGCGTGTCGGGCCGTTCGTTCGACGGCCGCGGCAACTACAACATGGGCGTCAAGGAACAGATCATCTTCCCGGAAATCGACTTCGATCAGGTCGACGCCCTGCGCGGCATGGACATCGCGATCACCACGACCGCGAAGACCGATGCCGAGGCCAAGGCCCTGCTCGAAGCCTTCCGCTTCCCGTTCCGTAACTGA
- the rpmC gene encoding 50S ribosomal protein L29, which yields MELKQLRGKSADELKAHLAELHKEGFALRMQKATGQLAKTHEARRVRREIARVNMLLGEKK from the coding sequence ATGGAACTCAAGCAACTGCGCGGGAAGTCCGCCGACGAGCTGAAGGCTCATCTGGCCGAGCTGCACAAGGAGGGCTTCGCCCTGCGCATGCAGAAGGCCACGGGCCAGCTCGCCAAGACCCATGAAGCCCGCCGCGTGCGTCGCGAGATCGCTCGCGTCAACATGCTGCTGGGCGAGAAGAAGTAA
- the rplX gene encoding 50S ribosomal protein L24, whose protein sequence is MNRIKKGDQVIVTAGKDKGKKGDVVRVLGDKVVVSNINIVKRHTKPNPQANQPGGVVEREAPIHISNVMLFNPATGKGERIGFKVLEDGRKLRVFRSSGEAVDA, encoded by the coding sequence ATGAACCGTATCAAGAAGGGCGATCAGGTGATCGTCACCGCCGGCAAGGACAAGGGCAAGAAGGGCGATGTGGTGCGCGTGCTCGGCGACAAGGTCGTCGTGTCGAACATCAACATCGTCAAGCGCCACACCAAGCCGAATCCGCAGGCCAACCAGCCGGGCGGCGTGGTGGAGCGCGAAGCGCCGATCCACATTTCCAACGTCATGCTGTTCAACCCGGCCACCGGCAAGGGCGAACGCATCGGTTTCAAGGTGCTGGAGGATGGACGCAAACTGCGTGTGTTCCGCTCCAGCGGTGAGGCGGTTGACGCCTGA
- the rplC gene encoding 50S ribosomal protein L3, with product MTAKKYSLGIVGRKAGMSRFFTEDGKSVPVTLIEATPNRITQIKTEDTDGYSAVQVTVGVRRAALVNKPEAGHLAKAKVEAGRGLWELRVEADQIGAFEVGGEIKADIFSAGQLVDVQGVTKGKGFQGTIKRWNFRMGDATHGNSLSHRSPGSIGQRQTPGRVFPGKKMSGHMGAVQQSTQRLEVVKVDAERGLIAIKGAVPGAPGGDVIVRPSSKA from the coding sequence ATGACCGCGAAGAAGTATTCGTTGGGCATCGTCGGTCGCAAGGCCGGCATGAGCCGTTTCTTCACCGAAGACGGCAAGTCGGTTCCGGTGACCCTCATCGAGGCCACTCCGAACCGCATTACCCAGATCAAGACCGAAGACACCGACGGCTACAGCGCCGTGCAGGTGACGGTCGGCGTGCGCCGCGCCGCGCTCGTCAACAAGCCCGAAGCCGGTCACCTCGCCAAGGCGAAGGTCGAAGCCGGTCGCGGCCTGTGGGAGCTGCGCGTGGAAGCCGACCAGATCGGCGCGTTCGAAGTCGGCGGCGAAATCAAGGCCGACATCTTCAGCGCCGGCCAGCTGGTCGACGTCCAGGGCGTCACCAAGGGCAAGGGCTTCCAGGGCACGATCAAGCGCTGGAACTTCCGCATGGGCGACGCGACGCACGGTAACTCGCTGTCGCACCGTTCGCCGGGCTCCATCGGCCAGCGCCAGACGCCGGGCCGAGTTTTCCCGGGCAAGAAGATGTCCGGCCACATGGGCGCCGTCCAGCAGAGCACCCAGCGTCTTGAAGTGGTCAAGGTCGACGCCGAGCGCGGCCTGATCGCGATCAAGGGCGCGGTGCCGGGCGCGCCGGGTGGCGACGTGATCGTCCGTCCCTCGAGCAAGGCATAA
- the rplD gene encoding 50S ribosomal protein L4 — MELAINNSTKTLSVSDEIFGREFSEDLVHQVVVAYRNAGRSGTKAQKTRSEVNGTTKKSKKQKGGGARHGALTAPIFVGGGVTFAAKPRSFAQKVNRKMYRAAIAAILSELNRQGRIKVVESFDIDAPKTKGLIEKLKSLEVGRRPLIVTEEATENLYLSARNLPYVEVRDVQGLDPVALVGADSVVLTSDAVKKIEEWLA, encoded by the coding sequence ATGGAACTCGCCATCAACAACAGCACCAAGACTCTGTCGGTCTCCGACGAGATCTTCGGCCGCGAATTCAGCGAAGATCTGGTCCACCAGGTCGTCGTCGCCTATCGCAACGCCGGTCGTTCGGGCACCAAGGCCCAGAAGACCCGCTCCGAAGTCAACGGCACCACCAAGAAGTCGAAGAAGCAGAAGGGCGGCGGCGCCCGTCACGGCGCTCTGACCGCTCCGATCTTCGTCGGCGGCGGCGTGACCTTCGCGGCCAAGCCGCGCAGCTTCGCGCAGAAGGTCAACCGCAAGATGTACCGCGCCGCGATCGCCGCGATCCTGTCCGAGCTGAACCGCCAGGGCCGCATCAAGGTCGTCGAGAGCTTCGACATCGACGCGCCGAAGACCAAGGGCCTGATCGAAAAGCTCAAGAGCCTGGAAGTCGGCCGCCGTCCGCTGATCGTCACCGAAGAGGCCACCGAGAACCTGTACCTCTCGGCCCGCAACCTGCCGTACGTCGAAGTGCGTGATGTCCAGGGCCTGGATCCGGTCGCCCTCGTCGGCGCCGACTCGGTCGTGCTCACCAGCGATGCGGTCAAGAAGATCGAGGAGTGGCTGGCATGA
- the rplV gene encoding 50S ribosomal protein L22, with translation MEAKAILRTARISPQKARLVADQVRGLSAERAVNLLKFSDKKAAALIRKVVESAIANAENNQGADVDDLKVKTIMVDEGPALKRFMARAKGRGTRILKRTSHITVVVGAGK, from the coding sequence ATGGAAGCGAAAGCAATCCTGCGCACCGCGCGCATCTCCCCGCAGAAGGCCCGCCTGGTCGCCGACCAGGTGCGCGGTCTGTCCGCCGAGCGCGCCGTCAACCTGCTGAAGTTCTCGGACAAGAAGGCTGCTGCACTGATCCGCAAGGTCGTGGAGTCCGCCATCGCCAACGCCGAGAACAACCAGGGCGCCGACGTCGACGATCTCAAGGTCAAGACCATCATGGTTGACGAGGGTCCCGCACTTAAGCGCTTCATGGCGCGTGCGAAGGGCCGCGGCACCCGCATCCTCAAGCGCACCAGCCACATCACTGTGGTTGTGGGCGCCGGCAAGTAA
- the rplR gene encoding 50S ribosomal protein L18, producing MNKNTARLRRAKSTRSHIRNLGVARLTVLRTGQHLYAQVFTADGSKVLATASTVQADVKEGLKNGKNADAAVKVGKMIAERAKAAGIEKVAFDRSGYRYHGRIKALADAAREGGLQF from the coding sequence ATGAACAAGAACACCGCTCGCCTGCGTCGCGCCAAGTCGACCCGCTCGCACATCCGCAACCTCGGCGTCGCCCGCCTGACCGTGCTGCGCACCGGTCAGCACCTGTACGCCCAGGTCTTCACCGCCGACGGCTCCAAGGTCCTGGCCACCGCCTCGACCGTGCAGGCCGACGTCAAGGAAGGCCTGAAGAACGGCAAGAACGCCGATGCCGCCGTCAAGGTCGGCAAGATGATCGCCGAGCGCGCCAAGGCCGCCGGCATCGAAAAGGTCGCGTTCGACCGTTCGGGCTACCGCTACCACGGCCGCATCAAGGCGCTGGCCGACGCCGCGCGCGAAGGCGGTCTGCAGTTCTGA
- the rplF gene encoding 50S ribosomal protein L6: MSRVAKKPIALPKGVEVNVQAESIVAKGPKGSLTIAKPAAINLKIENNEAVFAVEDAALIPLTGTLRAILANMVKGVSEGFERKLELVGVGYRAAMQGKDLSLSLGFSHPVVFQAPEGITLAAPTQTEILVQGADKQRVGEVAAKIRGFRPPEPYKGKGVKYAGEVIIRKEAKKA; this comes from the coding sequence ATGTCCCGAGTTGCCAAGAAGCCGATCGCCCTGCCGAAGGGCGTCGAAGTCAACGTGCAGGCCGAGTCGATCGTCGCCAAGGGCCCGAAGGGCTCGCTGACCATCGCCAAGCCCGCCGCGATCAACCTCAAGATCGAGAACAACGAAGCGGTCTTCGCCGTCGAAGACGCCGCGCTGATCCCGCTGACCGGCACCCTGCGCGCGATCCTGGCCAACATGGTCAAGGGCGTGTCGGAAGGTTTCGAGCGCAAGCTCGAGCTGGTCGGCGTCGGTTACCGCGCCGCGATGCAGGGCAAGGACCTCAGCCTGTCGCTGGGTTTCTCGCACCCGGTCGTGTTCCAGGCCCCGGAAGGCATCACTCTCGCCGCTCCGACCCAGACCGAAATCCTGGTCCAGGGCGCGGACAAGCAGCGCGTGGGCGAAGTCGCCGCCAAGATTCGCGGTTTCCGTCCGCCGGAGCCCTATAAGGGCAAGGGTGTGAAGTACGCCGGCGAAGTCATCATCCGCAAGGAAGCCAAGAAGGCTTAA